The DNA sequence ACCAGGCCCTCGACCCGGCCGGCCAGCCGGCGAGGTGGCCGCTGCTGCTCGGCCTGGTCTGCAACGAGGCGACGATCACCGCCCAAGGCCCGGTCGGCGGCAACGCGCTCGACCAGGCGCTGTGGTCCGCGCCCGCCGCCCAGCCCCTGGCCGCCGATGCGGCTGGCGGACCCCGCGCCTACCAGCGCCTGGGGTTCGCCCCGTTCGACCACGACCGCCAGCTCGCCTCAGTGGCCGTCCGCACCCCCGCCGCCACGACGCTGCTGGTCACCAAGGGCGCACCCGAGGCCGTCCTCGCCCGCTGCGCCGAGGTCCCAGCCGACGCGCAGGCGACCGTGGCGCGGCTGTTCGCCGACGGCACCCGCGTCGTCGCCGTCGCCACCCGCGACGCGCCCGGGCTGGCCACGCCGGACCCGGCCGACGAGCACGGTCTGCACCTGGCCGGCTTCCTCACCTTCATCGACCGCCCCAAAGCCGACGCCGGCCGGTCGATCGCCAAGCTGGGCGGTCTCGGCGTGGCCGTCAAGGTCATCACCGGCGACAACGGCACCGTCGCGAGCACGGTCTGCCGCGACATCGGCTTGGACGTCGAGCAGGTCCACACCGGCGCCGAGCTGGACCGACTCGACGACGACGACCTCGCCGCCGCGATCCCGCACACCACCGTGTTCGCCCGGGTCAGCCCCGATCAGAAGTCCAGGATCATCAGGGTCGCCCGCCGCACCGGCGTCGACGTCGCCTTCCTTGGCGACGGCGTCAACGACGCGGTCGCCCTCCACACCGCCGACGTCGGCATCTCGGTCGAGTCGGCCACCGACGTCGCCAAGGACGCCGCCGACATCGTGCTGCTGGACAAGGACCTCGGCGTGCTCGCCGACGGCGTGATGGAGGGCCGGCGGATCTTCGCCAACACCCTCAAGTACGTGCTGATGGCGACCTCATCGAACTTCGGCAACATGTTCAGCGCTGCCGGGGCCTCGCTGTTCCTGTCGTTCCTGCCGATGCTGCCCTCCCAGATCCTGCTCAACAACCTGCTCTACGACACCGGCCAGCTCGCCATCCCCACCGACCGGGTCGACCCCGAGACGCTCGCCCGACCTGCCGCCTGGGACATCGGCTTCGTGCGACGGTTCATGATCGTGTTCGGCCCCGTCAGCTCGATCTTCGACTTCCTGACCTTCTTCGTGATGCTGCGGGTCCTGCACGCCAGCCACAGCGAGTTCCGCAGCGGCTGGTTCGTCGAGTCCCTCGCCACCCAGACCCTGGTGGTGTTCGTCATCCGCACCCGGCGGGTCCCGTTCTTCCACAGCCGCCCGAGCGTGCCGATGCTCGTCGCACCCGTCATGTGCGCGCTCATCGGCGCGGTCCTGCCGTTCACCCCGCTCGCCGGCTTCCTCGGCTTCGCCACCCTGCCCGTCAGCTTCTTCCTGATCCTGCTTGGGATGATCGCCACCTACCTGCTGCTCGTCGAGATCGCCAAGCGCCGCTTCTACGCCGTCCAGGCCCACCCCCGCCGGCCGCGGCCAACCAAGCAGCAACGCCACCAGCGGCACATCCAACAGCGCGCCGCCCGCTTCATCGACCACCCCACCTCACAACCACGCGGACGCCGGCCGGGCCCAGGCCCCGCCAGACAGCGTGTGGAGGTCGGCAACGGACAGGCTCGGTGAGAGAATGGCTGGTGGATGGCTTCTTGCGACGGCGCGCCGCAGGTTTTTCGAGATCGGCCCTCTGGTCCCCTTTAGCGCAACGGTCCGCCACTCTTCCGATTTGTGCCACGATTGCCAGGTCGACGGGCATGGCCTGCGTCTCGCTGCGGCTGCCGCGACGACCGCTAGGGCCGGCGAGCCTGTTCGGTCTGACGGGCGACGATGATCTCCTCGGCGATCGTGCTTGGCGTTCAAGCCAGGCGAGCCCGACTGCTTGGTACATCCGCGCTACCGGCTCGCTGCGGGCGAGCCGCTCGCCCATCTCGGCGACGAGGCGGTGGTTGGTGCAGAGAAGGCAGCCGCCTTCTTGCTGTAGCACCCAGGTCGGCAACAAGTCCAAGCCGGCCCGCATCTCAGCATCGGACAGGTCCGGGTATGGCCCCCGCCCATGTGATCGTCGAGCCAGGCAGGCCAGGCACATCTGCACGGTGAACAGGCCCTCGA is a window from the Actinomycetes bacterium genome containing:
- the mgtA gene encoding magnesium-translocating P-type ATPase, encoding MSEVAPPAPPAWSQRPPLDLAAAARHPVSAVLQELGSTQTGLTYDQAASRLATVGRNVLATHKVTALGVLGRQLRNPLLILLFAAAGVSAATGDPTDGAIIAAIVVLSVGLGFINEYRSELAVAALHANIRHQALVWRDGSQQRLDVRDLVPGDVVALRVGDVVPADLRLLEANQLECDEAVLTGEPMPAVKSAAAVAAGDSTVDLPACAFMGTVVHQGAGRGVVVATGSSTAFGKIAVGLSERQAETAFQAGLRGFSKLLVEIAAVLTTSIFVINVALSRPLLDALLFSLAIAIGITPQLLPAIVSVSLSTGSRQLARRRVLVKRLVTIEDLGNIEVLFTDKTGTLTEGAITFDQALDPAGQPARWPLLLGLVCNEATITAQGPVGGNALDQALWSAPAAQPLAADAAGGPRAYQRLGFAPFDHDRQLASVAVRTPAATTLLVTKGAPEAVLARCAEVPADAQATVARLFADGTRVVAVATRDAPGLATPDPADEHGLHLAGFLTFIDRPKADAGRSIAKLGGLGVAVKVITGDNGTVASTVCRDIGLDVEQVHTGAELDRLDDDDLAAAIPHTTVFARVSPDQKSRIIRVARRTGVDVAFLGDGVNDAVALHTADVGISVESATDVAKDAADIVLLDKDLGVLADGVMEGRRIFANTLKYVLMATSSNFGNMFSAAGASLFLSFLPMLPSQILLNNLLYDTGQLAIPTDRVDPETLARPAAWDIGFVRRFMIVFGPVSSIFDFLTFFVMLRVLHASHSEFRSGWFVESLATQTLVVFVIRTRRVPFFHSRPSVPMLVAPVMCALIGAVLPFTPLAGFLGFATLPVSFFLILLGMIATYLLLVEIAKRRFYAVQAHPRRPRPTKQQRHQRHIQQRAARFIDHPTSQPRGRRPGPGPARQRVEVGNGQAR